In the Balaenoptera ricei isolate mBalRic1 chromosome 1, mBalRic1.hap2, whole genome shotgun sequence genome, AAACCATGGGGACAGCACAGCCCCCAGCCTTGCATCCATGTGTGGCCGCAGCTTGACGTGGGTGCCTGGATCTGAGACTCCTGCCGAGCTGGTGTTGAACATCCACAAAGGAccgccccccaccctcccctgcaGGTGCCCGAGATCACTGAGTACATTTACCACAATATGGACAACATCACGGAAGCCGTGGCCCAGGAGACCATAAAGAAGGTCCTTCACCTGCTGGCCCAGACCTACACCGACGAGGTTATCCTGACGCTGTTCAAGATAGACGACCAGTCCCAGAGGTAGGTGAGGCTCTCAGTGCCAGACGGACAAGGTCCCAGCACTCTTTTGATCTGcttattcttaaaatatatcCAATTTTTAGCACAAGTAAGTTCTATACTTACTTGGGACAAAGTGATTGTAAAGGTAATATGGGCTTACTGCAGAAAATTTGGAAAgcatatacatttttgaaaaagaaaaaaaattaaatctcacCCCAAGGCAACCTCTGCTATCTCTTAGGTATAATTTATAACTtatctaccttttaaaaatgattttttcaatttttacaaacaaaacaaaaaacacacaaaaaaaggttttaaaaaaatgtacggTCACACTCATACCGTATATACCAATTTGCACaccttttcatttaacattttatcatAGGGTTTTCCCAAATTAAAACCCTtttgtaaacataattttaatggcCGCCTGGTATTatattgtatggatgtactatgctataattttttttaaacttaaaaaatgtaaaaatttacatgcagtaaaattcaccctttggCTACACAGTGCTACCAGTTTTGTATAGTCCCAAtcatcaccaccacaatcaaggtacaAATTCTTTCCATCACTCCCCAAAATCCCCTCGTGCTGGAGTCaactccactccccaccccaagccctgGCAGCCCCTGATCTCTCCTCTACCCCTAttgttttgcctttcccagaacgTCCGAGAAGTAGAATCACGCAGTACCAGTCATACTGTACAAAACAGAATCATactttgagtctggcttctctcacttactTGGAGCTTTTGGGATTCATCCAGGTGGCTGTGTGTGTCAGCAGTGCGTCTCTTTCCTTGTTGAACAGTATCCCATTGTGTGCAtagaccacagtttgtttatcagTCACCTTCtgtgttgtttccagttctgGGTCATTACAAATAATACCGCCATAAGTATTTGTGCATAGGTGTTTGTGTAAATATTAGCTTTCATCTTTCTTGGATAGATTCCTAAGGGTTGCATTTCTGGGCAATAGGGGAGCTGTGTACTTAACTTTGAAAGAAACCACTAAACTTTTCCACTGTGGCTGTAGCATCCGCGTTACTACCAGCAACATATGAAAGTTCTGGTGGCTTAAATCCTTGTCcacacttggtattgtcattaAGAAAGatttagccattctaacaagtgtgcaGTGGCATCTCAGTGTCGTTTTTATTTGCGTTTCCCTAATTTAATTAcaactaatgatgctgagcatgggttcatgtatttatttgccaTCCGTGTATCTGCTTTGGTCAAGTGTCCAAATCTTCTacccatttcttgattgggttgtttctcttgtcattgaattttgagagttctttatgtattctgaatacaagtcgtttttcagatatatgattttcaaatatttctcccatgttGTGGATTATCTTTTCGTTCTCTTAAGATTGTTTTTTGCAGagcaaagtttttaatttgatgaagtccaatttatctttttttttttttctctcatggtgTCTAAGTTCACAGGTTTACCACTCATGTTTTCCTCCAGAAGTGTTATactttaatgttttatatttaagtgtaTGGTTCACTTTTATTAACTTTACCAGGTCTGATGGACGAGTCTAGGCTCAGCTTGTTGCATACAGACacctgttccagcaccatttgttgaacaatctcacctttctccattgaattgccgtCGCACCTTTATCAAAACTCAACTGAccatttttgtgtgtatctatttatgggctctctattctgctctactgatctattttcaattctttcaccattaccacactgtcttgaagAGTGTAACTTTATATTAAGTCTCGAAATCACATAGTATgtcctccaatttttaaaatcctttttcaaaattgctttggctattctatttcctttgcttccccatataaaaatttatatggcattcttatttctttctttattgaattatagttgattacaatattgtgttagtttcaggtgtacagcaaagtgattcagttatatatatatatatatatatttcagattattttccattataggcttttacaagatattgaatatagttccctgtggtatacagtaaattctttttgcttatctattttatatatagtagtgtgtatctgttgacATTGttgtcatcatgttgtacattttacccatagtacttatttatcttgtaactggaagtgtgtaccttttgaccacctttctcCAATTTTGCTCCCATCcgccacctctggtaaccacaactCTGATCTCGTTTTCTTggaggttttctgtttttgtttttagattctgtgtataagtgagatcatacggtatttgtcttgctctgtgtgacttatttcacttagcacagcaccctcaaggtccatctatgttgtcacaaatgttaggatatccttttttttattgctgaataatatttcattgtatatgtatgtgtgtgtatgtatatagatatagatatatagatgacattgatatggttggatttaaGTCTATCATTTCAtgacttgttttctgtttgtctccTCCATTGTTTGCTCCTATGTTTACAATTTCCTGAATTATTTTGGATTGTTTGAGGTTTTTTAGGTGTTCCATCTTAATTTATCCACTGGATTTTGACTCTGTATCAATTTTTAGTGGGTTCTTAGGGACTTACAACCTAAATTTTTGTAGTATACTGACATACCTAAACTGTCATAGCCTAAGTAGAATTAATACTTTACAACCTCAAGAAAGCGTAGATACTTTCAACGTGTAGCTTCCTTTATCTTCCTTACTTCGTGGTATAGTTGCCACATGTATTATGTCTATACACACTGAAGAAACACCACCaaaaaagttataatttttactttaacggttatacatgtttttaaacttaTCGTTGGATGCTGTCAAGGAATTTGgtaaaagaattcaaaatttattactaattttaaaaaaaacctcagcaaatatagaatggaaacaaaaacttcCTTATCGTGATGAAGAGTATTTATCAGAAATTAACAAGCAGTCTTCATTTCCCTATTGAGAAATGATGTGCTTGCAGTGCTGTGATGGCCAGAACAGAGCAAGCCCACTGTAGTCTGTCTCTTCCACTGATTAACACTCAAAACCCTGGTCAAGCACCcacttttttctctttgggtTCTTCCCTTCATCTTTGTCCCCAGAACCCCCAAGATGCCACGTTGCCAGCAGGGACAGTGTCTTCATCTTCGCCTTTCATCTCTCTTTCATGTCCTCTTTGCTCTCTCCTTCTGTTTCACAAAGGTCATGGCTTCTTGAGTACACCAAGCAGATTCTCCTGAAATTGCATTATGTTATTTGTAGAAGATAATTTTCAGATCTCTCCTTTTCCTATGAGTGTGAATTTGTCAGGTCAAGAGGAGTAGGGAAGATACTCCAGGCAAAGGACAAACATAAGTCAGAGCATCAGGCAAGGCTGGAAGAGCCTTGTGGGGGGAGGTGACCAGACCGGACCTGGAGAGTGACGAGCTGGCGCGTGGATTATGGACTGGACATGACATCTGAGGCCCGGGGGCTGAGTGCATAACGAGAGCTTGGACACGGCCACAGAGAATAGGGTCTTCTGACTGATCTGACACATTGAAGTCAGGCCAAAAAGCTTTGGCCTCAGATATTTTCTcatgtcaagttcctaggccgtGTGAACATTTTCAGAGTCGCCTCTGTGTGAGATGGCAGAGAAGAGGGAGGTCTGGAGGTGATGCAAAGATGAAAGGAATagaaggggggagagaggggagaagggagagagacaagtggggagaagggagggaagaagggggcTGGGGCGCTGGGCAAAGCATCCCAGAGCTCTTCCCCAGAACCGTGACCTTGTGGGTGGGCTTCCCCTCTGCAGGGGGGCTCGCAAGCCCTGGGAAATCCTGGCATCGTTCCCCAAAGGCTAcgaagtgatcatggagcatctCCTGCAGAGGCTGACCCCACAGCAGAAGTCAAGGGGCCAGGAGCCCAGCGGCAGAACAGAGATCTCTCCGCTGATTGTACGAGGGCCCGAGGAgggggccgggggctgggagggggtgcCCTGGTGCCCATCCTAGGCTGTCCTGAGCTCTTGGGCCGCTGCCTTTTACAGAGGAGGTTGAATGTCCTCACGGCAGAGTCtcgggaggggtgggagggagggttcTCCCCGGGACTCTGCCTTGTAGGGAAACAGAAGGACTGGCTTCTAGTTCTCCTGGGTGGGATCGGGTGAgaccagccccccagcccccctgACCTCTCAAGGGTGGCGAGAGAAGAGAACCACCAGCACAGTTACAAGAGCACTTTAAACGGATAACAGCCCAGACGTCGCCCTCTGCTTTCCTGGCTCACGCTGACTCAGCCTCCGCGCTCAGGGGCGTGGGGTTCCCGGCCAGCCCGGCCCGGTGGCTGCTTGTGGTCAGAGGCTGCCCGACGTCAGGGCCCGAGGGTTGGAGATGTAGGTGACGACGGCCCCGCCTTCCTCCCACTGCAGGCCGCCAGGGCCCTCCGCGAGCTGCTGCTGGAGCCCAGCCGGAGGACGGAGGTGCAGGCCCTCTTCCCCGCCCTGTTCACGGCCCTGCTGTTCCAGATCCCCCTCCTCAAGGTGGACGGGGCCACAGAGGCCACCCAGGAGCAGCACCACGTGACCCAGTGGATGGACCCCGTCAGGTACCCTGGGCCTCGGCCGGGGCTGCGAGGAGCGGTGCTCCGGGGCCGTCTCTCAGGGCGCTTGtctgtcaccccccccccccgccccccggcgccCGACCCGGCCCCTTCTCCCCTCTGCCGGGCCCGGGTGTGCTCCCCACGCATCCTTCAACAGCTCTTGCTGGGCTTTTTAGAAAAGACTCTTTCTTAAGTCTGGCTTTCTGGGCTGACGCAGGAATCCTGTCCCACCGTGAAATCAGTGCAGCAGGTGACACAGTGCACCTGCATCCGTAGACCTGGGCCGCGCCCCCTGCCTTCACAGCCTCCCGTGTCCCCTGGGTGCCACGTCTGTCTTGGCTTTGGGTGCCTCGTTTGTGAAATGTCGCCGGGGTCTCTGAGGGCTGTCCCGTCAGCAGCAGGCCGCGGCCGTGAGTGAGGTTGGGCGCACAAGCAGGTCGCAGGTGAGGGAGAGGACGACCTCCCCTCTgctctctgtccccctccccccagctccaccGTGGAGGCCCTGAAGACCTTGATGAGGAGCACGGGGTACAGCGACCACGTATCTTATGTTCAGAGACTGGGTGGCTGGGAGCTGCTCACCAGGCCTGAAAGATACCACGAGGGGGTGGCCCTGCTGGCCAGGTGAGACTGGGCCGCACCTGGCTGGGGACCCACCCATCCTGGTGGAGCCCCACCTGTCCTGGGGCCCCCTCCACACTCAGGCCTGACGCTGGGCGCTGTGCTCCCCCCGCAGGGCCATGATCATCAAGAACTGCTGGCACATCTGCCCCGTCTTCAGCCTCACCGTCAGGATCCTCCAGGAAATGGACCAAGAGAATCACTTGACGGCCCTCGTGTTCATCACCGAGGTGAGTGGCTGGCGGGCAGGTGAGGGCGGCCCCTCCGGGAACAGTC is a window encoding:
- the LOC132373993 gene encoding uncharacterized protein LOC132373993, whose amino-acid sequence is MLRMILKFSMPDIGKVPEITEYIYHNMDNITEAVAQETIKKVLHLLAQTYTDEVILTLFKIDDQSQRGARKPWEILASFPKGYEVIMEHLLQRLTPQQKSRGQEPSGRTEISPLIAARALRELLLEPSRRTEVQALFPALFTALLFQIPLLKVDGATEATQEQHHVTQWMDPVRYPGPRPGLRGAVLRGRLSGRLSVTPPPRPPAPDPAPSPLCRARVCSPRILQQLLLGFLEKTLS